Below is a window of Nitrospinota bacterium DNA.
GTAGACTGCAAAAAGGAACTCGCCTCGAATCTGGCGAATTACATGGCGCCGTTCGATGAAAGGCGGAAGGAGTACGAAGGGAAACGGCGGGACGTGCTGGATATCCTGCATGAAGGGACGCTTAAGGCGCGAGTAGTGGCGGCGGACACGCTTGCCAGAGCGGAAGAGGCGGTGGGGATAGCAATACCTAAATCCTGATCCATCCATTGCTCCATGCCGATCACGAAAGGATGGCTTTCAGCGCACTCTCCTGAATCTCTCTACACAGCTTTTCGTTTTTTACGGTAACCGATACCGAACAGCCTCCCATCCAGCATCGTGCTTATCCTGTAGATCGAGTAGAGTAGAAAAACCATATGCGCTCCACCTGCCGCCACGATGGGAGGTATTTTTCCGCCGTGACCCATCGATACGCCCATTGAAAAGAAGAACCAGAAGGTGAATCCAAGAGCGATGCCTATCGTTACCCCTACAAGCGCACCAGATGTTTTTCCGGTCTTTATCGAAAAGGGGATAGATATGAACGCCATAACAAGGCATATCAGGGGGAATGTGATCTTTATATACATGTCTACGGAGTAGCGCGTATGGTCATACCCCGCGCGCTTTATCTTTTTTACATATTGCCGCATCTCCTGGAAATTCATCTCCTGCGGAAGTTTCTCGGCTTCCTTGAGTTCTTCCATTTTTACCGAAGGAGGGTAGGTCTTTGCTTTGAATATTTCCTCGGTATAATTTCCGCCAGGATCAAATTTTCTTTCATACCCATCCCGGAAAAGCCAGTTTCCCTCCTTTATCTCGGCGGTTTTGGCCTTCACGATCGTGCCGAAGTAGGTCTTGTCCGGGGCAAATTCCATTACCATCACGTCAAACAGCTTTTCAGTTTTAATATCGAGGAAATTGATGTTCCATATTTTCCCATCCTCGGATTTGATCCATAACTTATCCTGCTTTATTGTCCCTTTTTCCGTGTGCCTCTTTATCTGATGTTTGAAAATGTGTCTCGCTGTTTTCCATGAGTTCGGAAGAAGCATTTCCCCGTTAACGAATACAAGAATGGATATAAGGAATGACGCGATAAGCACCGATGCGGTGATCCTCCATACCGAAAGGCCGGCAGAGAAGAGGATTATAACCTCCCTTGTCCTTGAAATTAGCGAGAAGGTGAGTATGCTCCCGATCAGTACGGCGAGCGGCGTCATGTTGAATACCGCTTCGGGGATCCTCAGCAGAAAGTATTGGCCGATAAGTTTTGCGGGAGCTTTGTGCGCTACGAAGTCGTCGATGAGATCGAAAAAGGTGATAACCATGAAAAGGGTAACAAGCGTCAGGAATGTGTAAATGAACATCCTGATGAATATTGAGAGTATGAAGCGGTCTATGATTTTCATTGCGGCTACTCTATTGGTATTGTCGCCTTTGCGATGGCGCCTTTGCCCCCTGCGTTGTTTTCAAGCGTCAGTTTTCCTTCATGGTCGCGGATTATCTTCAGCGAGATGACAAGACCGAGGCCGGTCCCCTCCTTTTTGGAGGTATTGAACGGTGTAAACAGATTTTTCAGTATTTCAGCCGGTATCCCCGGCCCTTCGTCTATTACCATGACGTCCATCATACTCCTCTTTTTCCCCCCTTGCGTTGCCGTGAGCGGAGCCAGAGATGTTCTGGTTTTCAAGGTTATCCTCCCCCCTTTTGGCGACATTTCGATGCTGTTCTTCGCCAGATTGAGGAATACCTGCTTGAGCCTGTCGGGATCCCCCTTTATCTCGGGGAGGCTCGGGTCGTAGTCCCTGATAATCGCCAGGTTCCTCTGAGAGAATTGCGCCTCCAGCAGTTTGATGGTTTCATCGAGTACGCGGTGTATATTCGTTTCCATCCTTCTCGGTTTCTTATCCGAACCGAGGACGAGGAGCTCGTTCACAAGAAGGTTTATCCTGTCGGTTTCATTGATTATCAGCTCGCTGTATTCCGAAAGGTCGCTGTGGCTTCGCCCTATAAGCTGGGCGGCTCCCCTTATGCCGCCAAGCGGATTCTTTATCTCGTGCGCCAGACCGGCGGCCATAAGGGAGAGGATCCCTATCTTGCTCTCCTTCTCAACCTCCGCGTTCAGCTCGCTCTTCCCGGCTACCGTGCGTATTATGAATATCGCCCCCACGCTCCCTTCGCCGTAATCAATGGAGTTTATTGCCACCTCGGCGGGGATGCCTTTCCTCTCGGTAAATTCCAGAATGTAGTCGTAGTTTGTATATGTGACCCCTTTATTGAAAAAATCCTCAAGCCTTCGCGTGATCTCCGGGTTCGATTTGAAAATTTCCCCCGCTTCCGGCATGTTGGAAAGAGCCACACCATCTTTTGCTGAGAGGTTCCCGGTTCCGAGGATCGCCTCAAAGGCGGGATTGGCGAACATGAGCCGGAGCCCCGGCGCAAATATGGCGACTCCGTCCGGGTAGGAGAGGAGAATTTTTTCCGCATTCATCGGGACATTATAAACGCACCGCACAGGTAATCGCGATACGGAGATTGCGAGGGGAACTGCGCGCCGGTTTTCAGTCTATTTTCGTCTTTCGCCGGATTTGTAGAGATGGTTGGCGTCGACCGCAGTCGTTTTTTCCTTTCCCTGCGCGTAAATGTATAAGGAGGGGGCAAACGGGCAGTCTGCCGGTTTTATCGTGGCTGGAAATTGAAAAAGAGTTGGAGTGACGCTCAGGTTTATGTGATATAAGAGCGTGATGTTCAAACCGATAAGAAGGCTTTATGACTGGGTTCTCCACTGGGCGAACACCCCATACGGGCTCCCCGCGCTCTGCATTCTCGCCTTCGCGGAGTCGTCTTTCTTCCCGATACCCCCCGACCCGCTTCTCATGGCGCTAGCGATAGGGATCCCGGCGATGGGGATACGATACGGCCTCTACTGCACACTCTATTCAGTGCTGGGCGGGGTGCTGGGATACGGCATCGGGATGTTTCTGATGGAGTCGGTCGGGTTCCGCATACTCGAATTCTACGGCGTGATGGACAAGTATGAGGTCATCAAGGAGCTTTACCAGAAGTACGACGCGTGGGCGGTCGGCCTGGCTGGGCTTACGCCGCTTCCATACAAGGTATTCACCATCGCCGCCGGTGCGTTCGATATAAACTTCGTTGTTTTTGTATTAGCGTCGTTCGCGTCGAGGGGTTTGCGGTTCGTTGCCATTGGCGCGCTGATATGGAAATTCGGCAGCGGCATCCGCGATTTCATTGATAAATATTTCGAGTTGCTCACTGTCGCTTTCGCTGTTCTCCTCGTCGGCGGATTTTTACTCATAAAAGTCCTCCTGTAACTCCCTTTTTTGTCATTCCCGTGAAGACGGGAATCCAGTAAGCATGTACTCCCTTGGGAGAAGTAAGGAACACAGGGGAGGGTGATGGGATAGGGGAGAGCGTCTGCCGCTGGAGCTTGTTGTGGCTACATTCAGGCTTGCGCCTCACCCCGCCGAGCGGAATAACCTTTTGTCTTGCATATCCCAATTAATACTCTTTCCTCAATGCACAACTGAGTGTATTCCTTTTCCATGGTCGCCAAGAGAAACATCCTTCATGGGTGGTACACCTGTCATATGAACCGGGCATGATGGCAAATTTGTCGTTTCGGTATTAAATGTGGTAAAAGGATATGTTAGGGGTTGAAATATACATGCAGATTATTAATGACGCAGATGTCCATGTAATTTGCGTTGGACGCATTGGGATGGGAATATACCGCTCGGCATATTAACGAAATGGGGATGGGTTGCATGGGTGCTTTTATATTTCGCGCTGCGTTGCTTCTCTT
It encodes the following:
- the lptG gene encoding LPS export ABC transporter permease LptG, with translation MKIIDRFILSIFIRMFIYTFLTLVTLFMVITFFDLIDDFVAHKAPAKLIGQYFLLRIPEAVFNMTPLAVLIGSILTFSLISRTREVIILFSAGLSVWRITASVLIASFLISILVFVNGEMLLPNSWKTARHIFKHQIKRHTEKGTIKQDKLWIKSEDGKIWNINFLDIKTEKLFDVMVMEFAPDKTYFGTIVKAKTAEIKEGNWLFRDGYERKFDPGGNYTEEIFKAKTYPPSVKMEELKEAEKLPQEMNFQEMRQYVKKIKRAGYDHTRYSVDMYIKITFPLICLVMAFISIPFSIKTGKTSGALVGVTIGIALGFTFWFFFSMGVSMGHGGKIPPIVAAGGAHMVFLLYSIYRISTMLDGRLFGIGYRKKRKAV
- a CDS encoding ATP-binding protein; the protein is MNAEKILLSYPDGVAIFAPGLRLMFANPAFEAILGTGNLSAKDGVALSNMPEAGEIFKSNPEITRRLEDFFNKGVTYTNYDYILEFTERKGIPAEVAINSIDYGEGSVGAIFIIRTVAGKSELNAEVEKESKIGILSLMAAGLAHEIKNPLGGIRGAAQLIGRSHSDLSEYSELIINETDRINLLVNELLVLGSDKKPRRMETNIHRVLDETIKLLEAQFSQRNLAIIRDYDPSLPEIKGDPDRLKQVFLNLAKNSIEMSPKGGRITLKTRTSLAPLTATQGGKKRSMMDVMVIDEGPGIPAEILKNLFTPFNTSKKEGTGLGLVISLKIIRDHEGKLTLENNAGGKGAIAKATIPIE
- a CDS encoding DedA family protein yields the protein MFKPIRRLYDWVLHWANTPYGLPALCILAFAESSFFPIPPDPLLMALAIGIPAMGIRYGLYCTLYSVLGGVLGYGIGMFLMESVGFRILEFYGVMDKYEVIKELYQKYDAWAVGLAGLTPLPYKVFTIAAGAFDINFVVFVLASFASRGLRFVAIGALIWKFGSGIRDFIDKYFELLTVAFAVLLVGGFLLIKVLL